Proteins co-encoded in one Salvia splendens isolate huo1 chromosome 4, SspV2, whole genome shotgun sequence genomic window:
- the LOC121801278 gene encoding protein GrpE-like isoform X1, which translates to MATAAMLKTPPTFSTPAAYLCSTAAGGSSVKPPQISFTSSRLSLPLIRCRIHHSRLKRTGIKFLSLSAQKFSTYAANGETAEAETETQEKEPAQGSDSEPEIEGDTDGTANVDGSSDTTDAVADEPSSVIIASLNLYKEALANNDDSKVTEVESFLKSIEEEKVDLERKVANLSEELQYEKDRVLRISADFDNFRKRTERDRLSQVSNARGEVLENLLPVLDNFERAKAQIKVETEGEEKITNSYQSICKQFVEILVSLGVVPVETVGKPFDPMLHEAIMREDSAEYEEGVVIEEFRKGFQLGERLLRPSMVKVSAGPGPAKGNTEEQSEENAGGSETSEEGSPETTPTEG; encoded by the exons ATGGCCACCGCCGCAATGTTAAAAACGCCACCAACCTTCAGCACGCCCGCGGCCTATCTTTGCAGCACCGCCGCCGGTGGTTCCTCCGTGAAACCTCCTCAGATTTCCTTTACATCCTCTAGGCTCTCACTGCCTCTGATACGGTGTCGTATTCACCACTCCAGACTAAAGAGGACTGGCATCAAATTTCTCAGCCTCTCCGCTCAGAAATTCTCAACCTACGCTGCTAACGGAGAAACCGCGGAGGCCGAAACCGAGACACAAGAGAAAGAGCCGGCTCAAGGATCCGATTCGGAGCCTGAAATTGAG GGGGACACTGATGGCACTGCTAATGTTGATGGTTCTAGTGACACTACTGATGCAGTTGCGGATGAACCAAGTTCTGTGATTATAGCTTCTTTAAACTTATATAAGGAGGCTCTAGCAAATAATGATGATTCAAAAGTTACCGAAGTAGAATCTTTCTTAAAATCCattgaagaagaaaaagttGATCTTGAGAGAAAGGTGGCGAATTTATCTGAAGAATTGCAGTACGAGAAGGATCGAGTTCTTAGAATTAGTGCCGACTTTGACAATTTCCGTAAGCGGACGGAGAGAGACCGACTTTCACAGGTGTCAAATGCACGAGGAGAagttttagagaatttgttACCTGTACTGGATAATTTTGAGCGGGCAAAAGCTCAGATCAAAGTGGAAACTGAAGGAGAAGAAAAGATCACCAACAGTTACCAGAGCATATGCAAGCAGTTTGTGGAGATTCTGGTATCCCTGGGTGTTGTTCCTGTGGAGACTGTTGGGAAACCATTTGATCCGATG CTGCACGAAGCTATAATGCGCGAAGATTCAGCAGAATATGAAGAAGGCGTTGTTATTGAAGAATTCAGGAAGGGGTTTCAACTTGGTGAGAGACTTTTGCGACCCTCAATGGTGAAGGTATCAGCCGGTCCTGGACCTGCAAAAGGCAATACGGAAGAACAATCTGAGGAAAATGCAGGAGGGAGTGAAACCAGTGAAGAGGGCAGCCCCGAAACCACTCCAACAGAGGGATAA
- the LOC121801278 gene encoding protein GrpE-like isoform X2, with the protein MATAAMLKTPPTFSTPAAYLCSTAAGGSSVKPPQISFTSSRLSLPLIRCRIHHSRLKRTGIKFLSLSAQKFSTYAANGETAEAETETQEKEPAQGSDSEPEIEGDTDGTANVDGSSDTTDAVADEPSSVIIASLNLYKEALANNDDSKVTEVESFLKSIEEEKVDLERKVANLSEELQYEKDRVLRISADFDNFRKRTERDRLSQVSNARGEVLENLLPVLDNFERAKAQIKVETEGEEKITNSYQSICKQFVEILVSLGVVPVETVGKPFDPMASSRVGSEFGRVITDLFEKLYKVGSGFMKNRIRF; encoded by the exons ATGGCCACCGCCGCAATGTTAAAAACGCCACCAACCTTCAGCACGCCCGCGGCCTATCTTTGCAGCACCGCCGCCGGTGGTTCCTCCGTGAAACCTCCTCAGATTTCCTTTACATCCTCTAGGCTCTCACTGCCTCTGATACGGTGTCGTATTCACCACTCCAGACTAAAGAGGACTGGCATCAAATTTCTCAGCCTCTCCGCTCAGAAATTCTCAACCTACGCTGCTAACGGAGAAACCGCGGAGGCCGAAACCGAGACACAAGAGAAAGAGCCGGCTCAAGGATCCGATTCGGAGCCTGAAATTGAG GGGGACACTGATGGCACTGCTAATGTTGATGGTTCTAGTGACACTACTGATGCAGTTGCGGATGAACCAAGTTCTGTGATTATAGCTTCTTTAAACTTATATAAGGAGGCTCTAGCAAATAATGATGATTCAAAAGTTACCGAAGTAGAATCTTTCTTAAAATCCattgaagaagaaaaagttGATCTTGAGAGAAAGGTGGCGAATTTATCTGAAGAATTGCAGTACGAGAAGGATCGAGTTCTTAGAATTAGTGCCGACTTTGACAATTTCCGTAAGCGGACGGAGAGAGACCGACTTTCACAGGTGTCAAATGCACGAGGAGAagttttagagaatttgttACCTGTACTGGATAATTTTGAGCGGGCAAAAGCTCAGATCAAAGTGGAAACTGAAGGAGAAGAAAAGATCACCAACAGTTACCAGAGCATATGCAAGCAGTTTGTGGAGATTCTGGTATCCCTGGGTGTTGTTCCTGTGGAGACTGTTGGGAAACCATTTGATCCGATG GCAAGCTCCCGAGTTGGCTCAGAATTTGGTCGAGTTATAACCGATCTCTTTGAAAAGCTGTATAAAGTCGGTTCAGGTTTTATGAAGAACCGGATACGCTTTTAG